One genomic segment of Intestinimonas butyriciproducens includes these proteins:
- the plsX gene encoding phosphate acyltransferase PlsX: MKIIVDAMGGDNAPQCNVRGALHAVKEYGAEVVLVGRGEDILRCLKEDGIDTLPAGVEIAHADQVVEICDNPATAFKEKKDSSLTVGLNLLKNGGGDAFVSAGSTGALLSAATLLVKRVKGIRRAAMAPVVPTGKGGAVLIDCGATAECTPEYLLQFAFMGSYYAEHVMGRPEPRVGLLNIGAEPSKGTDLQREAYQLLKKAGDEGRINFAGNVEAREAVCGEVDVIVTDGYSGNIFLKTMEGTGGFLAKELKAMFKKSLVTKLGALCVKDGIAHFKKLLDSGEVGGTALLGISKPVIKAHGSSDDYAIKNAIRQAASFAASGIIEDITENIDHMRLERTGAAAE; encoded by the coding sequence ATGAAGATCATCGTGGACGCCATGGGCGGAGACAACGCCCCCCAGTGCAATGTCCGTGGAGCGCTGCACGCCGTAAAAGAGTACGGTGCGGAGGTGGTCCTGGTGGGCCGCGGGGAGGACATCCTCCGCTGTCTCAAGGAGGACGGCATCGATACGCTGCCCGCAGGTGTGGAGATCGCCCATGCCGACCAAGTGGTGGAGATTTGTGACAATCCGGCCACCGCCTTCAAGGAGAAGAAGGACTCCTCTCTGACGGTGGGGCTGAACCTTCTGAAAAATGGCGGCGGGGACGCTTTTGTCTCGGCGGGCAGCACAGGGGCCCTCCTGTCCGCGGCGACGCTCCTGGTAAAGCGCGTCAAGGGCATCCGCCGGGCGGCCATGGCGCCCGTGGTCCCCACGGGCAAGGGGGGCGCGGTCCTCATCGACTGCGGCGCCACCGCCGAGTGTACGCCGGAATATCTGCTCCAATTCGCTTTTATGGGCTCCTATTACGCAGAACATGTCATGGGCCGCCCGGAGCCGAGGGTGGGGCTGCTGAACATCGGCGCGGAGCCATCCAAGGGCACTGACCTGCAGCGGGAGGCCTACCAGCTCCTCAAAAAGGCGGGGGACGAGGGCCGCATCAATTTTGCGGGCAATGTGGAGGCCCGGGAGGCGGTCTGCGGCGAGGTGGACGTGATCGTGACCGACGGCTACTCGGGAAATATTTTTCTCAAGACCATGGAGGGAACCGGCGGCTTCCTGGCCAAGGAGCTCAAGGCGATGTTCAAGAAGAGCCTCGTCACCAAGCTGGGGGCCCTGTGCGTCAAGGACGGCATCGCCCACTTCAAAAAGCTGCTGGACTCCGGCGAGGTGGGCGGCACGGCGCTGTTGGGGATATCCAAACCGGTCATCAAGGCCCACGGCTCCTCGGATGATTACGCCATCAAGAACGCCATCCGGCAGGCCGCGTCCTTCGCCGCTTCCGGGATCATCGAGGATATTACGGAAAATATCGACCATATGCGCCTGGAGCGGACGGGCGCGGCGGCGGAGTGA
- the acpP gene encoding acyl carrier protein, with translation MIFEKLSELISEQFGVEPDTITMETTFEDDLGADSLDIVELSMALEEEFGVSEMGEDEISSITTVGDLVHYLQNKLDA, from the coding sequence ATGATTTTTGAGAAGCTGAGTGAACTCATTTCGGAGCAGTTTGGAGTGGAGCCGGACACGATCACGATGGAGACCACCTTTGAGGATGATCTGGGCGCGGATTCTCTGGATATCGTGGAGCTCTCCATGGCCCTGGAGGAGGAGTTCGGCGTTTCCGAGATGGGAGAGGATGAGATATCCTCCATCACCACGGTGGGCGACTTGGTGCACTATCTCCAGAACAAGCTGGACGCCTGA
- the rnc gene encoding ribonuclease III, whose product MKQLEERLGYLFHDRSLLENALTHSSYANENKQKGEASNERLEFLGDSVLGMVVADHLFRSHPDMPEGELTRTRAALVCEESLVEVARKLELGQYLKLGRGEDAGGGRQRPSIQADAVEAVIAAVYLDGGIGSARKFITSFILTNNEREQEGGIRDYKTALQELVQRESGQVLSYRLTGESGPDHAKVFRVEVDLNGTPAGKGEGRSKKEAEQSAAKAAIAHLTGAAADG is encoded by the coding sequence ATGAAGCAGTTGGAAGAGAGGCTGGGATATCTGTTTCACGACAGGTCCCTGTTGGAGAACGCTCTGACCCACAGCTCCTATGCCAACGAAAACAAGCAGAAGGGCGAGGCCAGCAACGAGCGCCTGGAGTTTCTGGGCGACTCCGTACTGGGCATGGTGGTGGCGGATCACCTGTTCCGGAGCCACCCCGATATGCCGGAGGGGGAGCTCACCCGGACGCGGGCGGCTCTGGTATGTGAGGAGAGCCTGGTGGAGGTGGCCCGAAAGCTGGAGCTGGGGCAGTATCTCAAGCTGGGCCGCGGTGAGGACGCGGGCGGCGGGCGGCAGCGGCCGTCCATTCAGGCGGATGCCGTGGAGGCGGTGATCGCTGCGGTTTACCTGGATGGCGGCATCGGCTCGGCGCGGAAATTCATCACAAGTTTTATCCTGACCAACAACGAGCGGGAGCAGGAGGGCGGCATCCGGGACTACAAAACGGCGCTCCAGGAGCTGGTGCAGCGGGAGAGCGGTCAGGTGCTGTCCTATCGCCTGACGGGCGAAAGCGGACCGGACCATGCCAAAGTGTTCCGTGTGGAGGTGGATCTCAACGGGACGCCCGCCGGAAAGGGAGAGGGGCGCAGCAAAAAGGAGGCCGAGCAGAGCGCGGCGAAGGCGGCCATCGCGCACCTGACGGGCGCGGCGGCGGACGGCTGA
- a CDS encoding sodium-dependent transporter, giving the protein MEREKFSSRLGFILISAGCAIGLGNVWRFPYITGKYGGAAFVLVYLVFLLILGLPIMVMEFSVGRASQKSAALSFNILEPKGAKWHLYRYGAMAGNYLLMMFYTTVGGWMFSYVCKMFLGEFSGLDAAGVETAFYDMLAQPGPMIGWMLVVTFLGFGICSLGLQKGVERITKAMMVCLLLLMLVLAVRSVTLPGAVEGLKFYLVPDFHDLAYDTDGRFILGAAIYDAMSQAFFTLSLGIGALAIFGSYIGKERSLTGEAISISVLDTFVALVAGLIIFPSCFAFGVNPGQGVGLIFVTLPNVFNQMPLGGVWGGLFFLFMSFAALSTIIAVFENIVAFAMDLGWSRKKAIVVNGIALILLSLPCVLGFNVWSGFSTPVGNIQDLEDFIVSNNLLPLGSLVYLLFCTSRRGWGWKQFLAEADAGKGLKFPKWSRAYVTYVLPFIVLVIFAMGYYQKFFQ; this is encoded by the coding sequence TTGGAGAGAGAGAAGTTTTCATCCCGGCTGGGGTTCATCCTCATTTCCGCCGGGTGCGCCATCGGCTTGGGCAACGTATGGCGCTTTCCCTACATCACCGGCAAATACGGCGGAGCGGCATTTGTGCTGGTCTATCTGGTGTTCCTGCTGATCCTGGGCCTGCCCATTATGGTCATGGAGTTTTCTGTGGGCCGGGCCAGCCAGAAGTCGGCGGCGCTGAGCTTCAACATTCTGGAGCCCAAGGGCGCCAAGTGGCACCTCTACCGCTATGGCGCCATGGCGGGCAACTATCTGCTCATGATGTTCTATACCACGGTGGGCGGCTGGATGTTCTCCTATGTCTGCAAAATGTTCCTGGGAGAGTTCAGCGGCCTGGACGCGGCGGGGGTGGAGACGGCTTTTTACGATATGCTGGCCCAGCCGGGGCCTATGATCGGATGGATGCTGGTCGTCACCTTCCTGGGATTTGGGATCTGCTCCCTGGGGCTGCAAAAAGGTGTGGAGCGCATCACCAAGGCGATGATGGTCTGTCTGCTGCTCCTGATGCTGGTCCTGGCGGTTCGCAGCGTTACGCTGCCGGGGGCTGTGGAGGGCCTCAAGTTCTACCTAGTGCCCGATTTCCATGACCTGGCATATGACACGGACGGCAGATTTATTCTGGGCGCGGCGATCTACGACGCCATGAGCCAGGCATTCTTCACCCTGAGCCTGGGCATCGGCGCCCTGGCCATCTTCGGCAGCTACATCGGCAAGGAGCGGTCCCTCACCGGAGAGGCCATCAGCATCAGTGTGCTGGATACCTTTGTGGCCCTCGTCGCGGGCCTGATCATCTTCCCCTCCTGCTTTGCCTTCGGCGTCAACCCCGGTCAGGGTGTGGGGCTGATCTTTGTCACGCTGCCCAACGTCTTCAACCAGATGCCGCTGGGCGGCGTATGGGGCGGGCTCTTTTTTCTGTTCATGTCCTTTGCGGCGCTGTCCACCATCATTGCGGTGTTTGAGAACATCGTCGCCTTTGCCATGGACCTAGGCTGGAGCCGGAAAAAGGCTATCGTGGTCAATGGGATCGCCCTGATCCTGCTGTCCCTGCCCTGTGTGCTGGGGTTCAACGTCTGGAGCGGATTCTCCACGCCCGTGGGCAATATTCAGGATCTGGAGGATTTTATCGTATCCAATAATCTGCTCCCCCTGGGCAGCTTGGTCTATCTGCTCTTCTGCACTTCCCGACGGGGTTGGGGGTGGAAACAATTCCTGGCGGAGGCGGATGCCGGGAAAGGGCTCAAATTCCCCAAGTGGTCGAGAGCTTATGTCACGTATGTCCTACCCTTCATTGTACTGGTGATCTTTGCTATGGGCTATTATCAGAAGTTCTTCCAATGA
- the smc gene encoding chromosome segregation protein SMC, protein MYLKALEIQGFKSFPDKTVLTFDHDVTAIVGPNGSGKSNISDAIRWVMGEQSTKALRGGKMEDVIFGGTARRKQLGFAEVSLVLDNTGHLFDREESEVMVTRRYYRSGESEYYINRHAVRLKDVNELFMDTGLGREGYSIIGQGKIDEILSVKSADRREVFEEAAGISRYRHRKEDAERKLERTEENLVRINDKIDELELQVEPLRAQSEKAKKYLILRDELRGLEISLWMEQLDKIRANTIKITSDFENAVRQKEEAQHEVESLYAAAEGYAAQMREKDMEAEGLRFQMQQREADANECERAIAVLKSQIQSNLENADRVKRELEAQEGRAGSISAQIADRRARLDEISARMVELKADLEESEAQSRTESKSAGILQAELEALREKAAVESASAAEAKALLSALAAAAQELLDRDEAVRQELSAGEARISQTHAEGDGVRRELEQAREDRNALLNVISGYALRVEARQKKAKSAEERHVKLQMEENALSARIHMLTEMEKLYEGYSKAVKLVMGEAGRGSLRGVHGPVAGLVHVPDAYTVAIEIALGAAMQNIVVEREEDGKAAISYLKRRDGGRCTFLPLSSIRPGEFRDAGMRGERGFVGMGDELVKFDPRYQRVFSNLLGRVVVTEDMDAAIAMARKYHYRFRIVTLDGQVLNPGGSMTGGSASRSAGILSRANELERLNTQIEDIRGRLGEAARTLEEARREHTAAAYEMETAQAQRRELEDSILKLEERFQGYQKSYAELDAQQAGLREELAQIEARSRQTEADTRNARARIEALEGAAEALRTEAEGKAAGQEESRARMERVNARIAQLRLEVASLEAEQSASEQALRELEALCRDITGDRAQRETLLTGYQEKNESLTARIGEQEARLQEIRGATESKKEAVARLSEEKLALEAQRNRADRESREKNAALLNLEREVSVLEQKKVTAALEEKQILDKLWETYELSHEAARAQRLELESTAKAQKRVGELKRAISSLGNINLDSIEEFERVNERYTYLTGQRDDVAQSKRELEKVIAEITGEMKTIFSQQFGVINTAFGETFAELFGGGKATLELDDPEDILNCGIEIRVQPPGKALKVLSLLSGGEKAFVAIALYFAILKVRPTPFCVMDEIEAALDDANVARFARYLRGMSDRTQFIVITHRRGTMEEADVLYGVTMQEQGISRLLTINLSDVERELNLK, encoded by the coding sequence TTGTATTTAAAGGCGCTGGAGATCCAGGGATTCAAATCCTTTCCGGATAAAACAGTGCTGACCTTTGACCACGATGTCACCGCCATCGTGGGGCCAAACGGCAGCGGAAAATCCAATATTTCCGACGCCATCCGCTGGGTGATGGGGGAGCAGTCCACCAAGGCGCTCCGGGGCGGCAAGATGGAGGACGTCATCTTCGGCGGCACCGCCAGGCGGAAGCAGCTGGGCTTTGCAGAGGTCTCTCTGGTGTTGGACAATACCGGGCATCTCTTCGACCGGGAGGAGAGCGAGGTCATGGTCACCCGGCGGTATTACCGTTCGGGGGAGAGCGAATACTACATCAACCGCCATGCCGTCCGGCTCAAGGATGTCAACGAGCTGTTTATGGACACGGGGCTGGGCCGGGAGGGCTACTCCATCATTGGACAGGGTAAGATCGATGAGATCCTGTCCGTCAAGAGCGCCGACCGCCGGGAGGTTTTTGAGGAGGCCGCCGGCATCTCCCGCTACCGTCACCGCAAGGAGGACGCTGAGAGGAAGCTGGAGCGCACCGAAGAGAATCTGGTGCGCATCAACGACAAGATCGACGAACTGGAGCTCCAGGTGGAGCCCCTGCGCGCTCAATCGGAGAAAGCAAAAAAGTACCTGATCCTCCGGGACGAGCTCCGGGGCCTGGAAATCTCCCTCTGGATGGAGCAGCTGGATAAGATCCGCGCCAATACCATCAAGATCACATCTGACTTTGAAAACGCCGTCCGCCAGAAGGAGGAGGCGCAGCACGAGGTGGAGTCCCTCTATGCGGCCGCGGAGGGATATGCGGCGCAGATGCGGGAAAAGGATATGGAGGCGGAGGGCCTTCGCTTCCAGATGCAGCAGCGGGAGGCCGACGCCAACGAGTGCGAGCGGGCCATCGCGGTACTCAAGTCCCAGATCCAGAGCAATCTGGAAAACGCGGACCGGGTGAAACGGGAACTGGAGGCCCAGGAGGGCCGGGCCGGGTCTATCTCGGCGCAGATCGCGGACCGCCGGGCGCGCCTGGACGAGATCTCCGCGCGGATGGTCGAGTTGAAAGCGGACCTGGAGGAGTCCGAGGCCCAGAGCAGGACGGAGAGCAAGAGTGCAGGCATCCTCCAGGCGGAGCTGGAGGCCCTGCGGGAAAAGGCGGCGGTGGAGAGCGCCTCCGCCGCGGAGGCCAAGGCGTTGCTCTCCGCGCTGGCCGCCGCCGCCCAGGAGCTGCTGGATCGGGATGAGGCCGTCCGGCAGGAACTCTCCGCCGGAGAGGCGAGGATCAGCCAGACCCATGCGGAGGGGGACGGCGTCCGGCGGGAACTGGAACAGGCCCGGGAGGACCGTAACGCGCTGCTGAATGTGATCAGCGGATACGCACTGCGGGTGGAGGCCCGTCAGAAAAAGGCCAAGTCGGCAGAGGAGCGGCATGTCAAACTCCAGATGGAGGAAAATGCCCTCTCCGCCCGTATCCATATGCTCACAGAGATGGAAAAGCTCTATGAGGGGTATTCCAAAGCGGTCAAGCTGGTGATGGGCGAGGCCGGGCGGGGGAGCCTTCGGGGCGTCCACGGTCCGGTGGCCGGGCTTGTCCATGTGCCGGACGCCTATACCGTGGCCATCGAGATCGCCCTCGGGGCGGCCATGCAGAATATTGTGGTGGAGCGCGAGGAGGACGGCAAAGCGGCGATCTCCTACCTGAAGCGGAGAGACGGGGGCCGATGCACGTTCCTCCCCCTTTCCTCCATCCGCCCCGGCGAGTTTCGGGACGCTGGCATGCGGGGGGAGCGCGGATTTGTGGGCATGGGAGATGAGCTGGTGAAGTTCGACCCCCGCTATCAGCGCGTCTTTTCCAATCTGCTGGGGCGGGTCGTGGTTACGGAGGACATGGACGCCGCCATCGCCATGGCACGGAAATACCACTATAGGTTCCGCATCGTCACACTGGACGGGCAGGTATTGAACCCGGGCGGCTCCATGACCGGCGGCTCCGCCTCCCGCAGTGCGGGGATCCTCAGCCGGGCCAATGAGCTGGAGCGGCTCAACACCCAGATCGAAGACATCCGCGGCCGCCTCGGAGAGGCGGCCCGGACACTGGAGGAAGCCCGCCGGGAGCACACCGCAGCCGCCTATGAGATGGAGACGGCGCAGGCCCAGCGCCGTGAGCTGGAGGACAGTATCCTCAAACTGGAGGAGCGTTTTCAGGGCTATCAAAAGTCCTATGCCGAGCTGGACGCCCAGCAGGCCGGACTTCGGGAGGAGCTGGCGCAGATCGAGGCCCGATCCCGCCAGACCGAGGCCGATACCCGGAACGCCCGCGCCAGGATCGAGGCGCTGGAGGGCGCGGCGGAGGCCCTGCGGACAGAGGCTGAGGGCAAGGCCGCCGGACAGGAGGAGAGCCGGGCGCGGATGGAGCGGGTGAATGCCCGTATTGCCCAGCTCAGGCTGGAGGTGGCCTCGCTGGAGGCCGAGCAGTCCGCCTCCGAGCAGGCGCTCCGGGAGCTGGAGGCGCTGTGCCGGGACATCACCGGAGACAGGGCCCAGCGGGAGACGCTGCTCACTGGGTACCAGGAGAAAAACGAGAGCCTGACCGCCCGGATCGGGGAGCAGGAGGCGCGTCTCCAGGAGATCCGGGGCGCCACTGAGAGCAAAAAAGAGGCCGTCGCCCGCCTCAGCGAAGAGAAGCTGGCTTTGGAGGCCCAGCGGAACCGGGCGGACCGGGAGAGCCGGGAGAAAAATGCCGCGCTTTTGAATCTGGAGCGGGAAGTCTCGGTGCTGGAGCAGAAGAAGGTTACCGCCGCCCTGGAGGAAAAGCAGATCCTGGACAAGCTGTGGGAGACCTATGAGCTCTCCCACGAGGCAGCCCGGGCCCAGCGCCTGGAGCTGGAGTCCACAGCCAAGGCACAGAAACGGGTCGGTGAGCTCAAACGCGCCATCTCGAGCCTGGGAAACATCAACCTGGACTCCATCGAGGAGTTCGAGCGGGTGAACGAGCGATACACCTATCTCACCGGACAGCGGGACGATGTGGCGCAGTCCAAGCGGGAGTTGGAGAAGGTCATCGCCGAGATCACAGGCGAGATGAAGACGATCTTCTCCCAGCAATTCGGCGTCATCAATACCGCCTTCGGGGAGACCTTTGCGGAGCTGTTTGGCGGCGGCAAGGCCACGTTGGAGCTGGACGATCCGGAGGACATCCTCAACTGCGGCATTGAGATCAGGGTCCAGCCGCCGGGCAAGGCGCTGAAGGTTCTCTCCCTGCTCTCGGGCGGAGAGAAAGCCTTTGTAGCCATTGCGCTCTACTTTGCGATTTTAAAGGTCCGCCCGACCCCCTTCTGCGTCATGGATGAGATCGAGGCTGCGCTGGACGACGCCAATGTCGCCCGCTTCGCCCGCTACCTGCGCGGCATGAGCGACCGGACCCAGTTCATCGTCATCACCCATCGCCGCGGGACCATGGAGGAGGCCGACGTCCTCTACGGCGTCACCATGCAGGAACAGGGGATCAGCCGGCTGCTGACCATCAATCTGAGCGATGTGGAGCGGGAGCTGAACCTGAAGTGA
- the ftsY gene encoding signal recognition particle-docking protein FtsY — protein sequence MGFFDKIKKLNIFSGFSAIDDDFYDELEETLILSDMGMDTTLKAVEELKSRVKGEKIKDEEGVRACLRRVLQDMLAVGDQGLKLDTKPSVVLFIGVNGVGKTTTIGKLGASLKGEGKKVLLCAGDTFRAAAAEQLTIWAQRSGAEIVKQHEGADPAAVVFDAVSAAKARNTDVILVDTAGRLHNKQNLMNELNKISRVIDRELPGCARETLLVLDATTGQNGLIQAKQFREAAGVTGIVLTKLDGTAKGGITVAIANELQIPVKYIGLGEGVEDLRPFDAEAFTEALV from the coding sequence ATGGGATTTTTTGATAAGATCAAAAAGCTGAACATTTTTTCCGGCTTTTCCGCCATTGACGACGATTTTTATGACGAGCTGGAGGAGACCCTCATTCTGTCCGATATGGGGATGGATACCACGCTCAAGGCGGTGGAGGAGCTCAAAAGCCGGGTCAAGGGCGAGAAAATCAAGGATGAGGAGGGCGTCCGCGCCTGCCTGCGCCGGGTCCTTCAGGATATGCTCGCCGTGGGCGACCAGGGCCTGAAGCTGGACACCAAACCCTCCGTGGTCCTCTTCATCGGTGTCAACGGGGTGGGAAAGACCACCACCATCGGCAAGCTGGGGGCCAGTCTGAAGGGGGAGGGGAAGAAGGTCCTCCTCTGCGCGGGGGACACCTTCCGGGCCGCCGCCGCGGAACAGCTCACCATCTGGGCACAGCGCTCCGGCGCGGAGATCGTCAAGCAGCATGAGGGAGCCGACCCTGCCGCCGTGGTCTTCGACGCGGTGAGCGCGGCCAAGGCGAGAAACACCGACGTGATCCTGGTAGATACCGCAGGACGGCTCCACAACAAGCAAAACCTGATGAATGAGCTCAACAAGATTTCCCGGGTGATTGACCGCGAGCTTCCCGGCTGTGCCCGTGAAACGCTGCTGGTGCTGGATGCCACCACCGGTCAGAACGGCCTTATCCAGGCCAAACAGTTCCGTGAGGCTGCGGGGGTCACCGGCATTGTACTCACCAAGCTGGACGGCACCGCCAAAGGCGGGATCACGGTGGCGATTGCCAACGAGCTGCAGATCCCGGTGAAATATATCGGCCTGGGAGAGGGTGTGGAGGACCTGCGTCCCTTTGACGCCGAGGCCTTCACCGAGGCGCTGGTATGA
- the rph gene encoding ribonuclease PH — MPRIDGRAYDALRPIEIIPNVNRFAEGSCLIRCGSTHVLCTASVEERTPPHVPEGEGWVTAEYSMLPRANRERSKRDIAKLKLSPRSAEIQRLVGRALRAAVDMRKLGARTITVDCDVLQGDGGTRTASVTGGFVALSYALHKLVSEGVLPEMPLKTCVAAVSAGIVDDQPMLDLCYEEDSSAQVDLNCVMTGEGELVELQGTGEGRAFTIEEQRVLVDLCAKGIREVQAIQRQALGG; from the coding sequence ATGCCTCGTATCGACGGCAGAGCCTATGATGCGCTCCGCCCCATTGAGATCATTCCAAACGTCAATCGGTTTGCAGAGGGCTCCTGCCTCATCCGCTGCGGCAGCACCCATGTGCTGTGCACGGCTTCCGTGGAGGAGCGCACGCCGCCCCACGTCCCCGAGGGGGAGGGCTGGGTCACGGCGGAGTACTCCATGCTGCCCAGGGCCAACCGGGAGCGCTCCAAGCGGGACATCGCCAAGCTGAAGCTCTCCCCGCGCTCGGCAGAGATCCAGCGCCTGGTGGGCCGCGCCCTTCGGGCGGCGGTGGATATGCGGAAGCTGGGAGCGCGGACCATTACGGTGGACTGCGACGTGCTCCAGGGAGACGGCGGCACACGCACCGCCTCGGTGACCGGCGGCTTTGTGGCCCTCTCCTATGCCCTCCACAAGCTGGTGTCCGAAGGCGTTCTGCCGGAGATGCCGCTGAAGACCTGCGTAGCGGCCGTCTCCGCCGGTATCGTGGACGACCAGCCCATGCTGGACCTTTGCTATGAGGAGGATTCCTCCGCCCAAGTGGACCTCAACTGCGTGATGACGGGAGAGGGCGAGCTGGTGGAGCTCCAGGGTACCGGCGAGGGCCGGGCATTCACCATAGAAGAGCAGCGTGTGCTGGTGGACCTGTGCGCCAAGGGCATCCGGGAAGTGCAGGCCATCCAGCGGCAGGCGCTGGGAGGGTAA
- a CDS encoding XTP/dITP diphosphatase — protein sequence MKVVLASKNQHKLVEMRDILAAQGVEVVLESEVGADVEVEETGTTFEENSLLKARAVMECTGLPSIADDSGLVVDALNGAPGVYSARYGGEGLDDVGRYRLLLENMRGQLDRTCRFVSVITLCMPNGDVITARGECRGTLAYAPQGENGFGYDPVFFVPEKKKTFAQLTGEEKNAISHRGNALKEFQIKLERYLNGSNK from the coding sequence ATGAAAGTGGTACTAGCCAGTAAAAACCAGCATAAGCTGGTGGAAATGCGGGACATCCTGGCCGCCCAGGGCGTGGAGGTGGTCCTGGAGTCCGAGGTGGGCGCGGACGTGGAAGTGGAGGAGACGGGAACCACCTTTGAGGAAAACTCCCTGCTGAAGGCCAGGGCCGTCATGGAGTGCACCGGGCTCCCGTCCATTGCCGACGACTCGGGGCTTGTGGTGGACGCGCTGAACGGAGCGCCCGGCGTCTATTCCGCCCGCTACGGCGGTGAAGGACTGGACGATGTGGGACGTTACCGCCTTCTGCTGGAGAACATGAGGGGACAGCTGGACCGGACATGCAGGTTTGTCTCGGTCATTACACTGTGTATGCCCAACGGCGACGTGATCACCGCCCGCGGAGAGTGCCGGGGCACACTTGCCTACGCGCCGCAGGGGGAAAACGGCTTCGGGTACGACCCCGTTTTCTTTGTCCCGGAAAAAAAGAAGACCTTCGCCCAGCTCACCGGAGAGGAAAAGAACGCCATCTCCCATCGGGGGAATGCCCTGAAAGAATTTCAAATCAAATTGGAGCGTTATTTAAATGGATCTAACAAGTAA
- the yhbY gene encoding ribosome assembly RNA-binding protein YhbY, with translation MDLTSKQRAQLRGLANSIDTIVHIGKDGLGENLVKQADDALEARELIKCRVLENAMLSPREAADALSRATRSEVVQVIGTKFVLYRQSHNKDKKDRIALVK, from the coding sequence ATGGATCTAACAAGTAAGCAGCGGGCCCAGCTTCGGGGGCTGGCCAATTCCATCGATACCATTGTCCACATCGGCAAGGACGGCCTGGGGGAGAATCTGGTCAAGCAGGCGGACGACGCACTGGAGGCCCGGGAGCTCATCAAATGCCGGGTGCTGGAGAACGCTATGCTCTCCCCCCGGGAGGCCGCCGACGCGCTGAGCAGGGCCACCCGTAGCGAGGTGGTCCAGGTCATTGGAACAAAATTCGTGCTGTATCGTCAAAGCCATAACAAGGACAAGAAGGACAGGATCGCCCTGGTGAAATAA
- the yqeK gene encoding bis(5'-nucleosyl)-tetraphosphatase (symmetrical) YqeK, which translates to MKIGVYGGTFDPPHLGHMEAARAAAEALGLDKLLLIPAAVPPHKALPPDAVAPQARLAMAAMVADGVNLELKSPGLAEASAAEMDRTGKSYTADTLAQLRERYPEDELWLLLGTDMFLSLQTWRDPEKIISLAGIAAFDRTEADSGGMEGQARRLRERYGARVALVRLPRVMEISSTQVRELLVRNRVEARALLWCQVYGYILREGLYGVSADLKRLSDDDLRCASLSMVKAKRIPHIRGCEEEAVRLAERWGADAGLARRAGILHDCTKYLELDEQLALCDRYGIALDELERVAVKLLHAKTGAAIARHVFGEPEAVCMAIYWHTTGKADMDLLSKVLYLADYIEPSRADFPGLSKLRKLAYEDLDAALLLGCELTIEDMEERGMPVHTNTLQARDYLKGRNR; encoded by the coding sequence ATGAAAATCGGCGTATACGGCGGCACCTTTGATCCGCCGCACCTGGGACACATGGAGGCTGCACGGGCCGCGGCGGAAGCGCTGGGGCTGGACAAGTTGCTGCTGATACCCGCGGCCGTGCCGCCCCACAAGGCTTTGCCGCCTGACGCGGTGGCGCCCCAGGCCAGACTCGCCATGGCAGCCATGGTGGCCGATGGGGTGAACCTGGAGCTGAAAAGCCCCGGGCTTGCCGAGGCCAGCGCCGCCGAGATGGACCGGACAGGGAAGAGCTATACGGCGGATACCCTGGCCCAGCTCCGGGAACGCTATCCCGAGGACGAGCTGTGGCTTTTGCTGGGCACCGACATGTTTCTCTCTCTCCAGACCTGGCGGGATCCGGAAAAGATCATATCCCTGGCCGGGATCGCTGCCTTTGACCGGACGGAGGCAGACAGCGGCGGGATGGAAGGGCAGGCCCGGCGGCTTCGGGAGCGGTATGGGGCCCGTGTGGCCCTGGTCCGGCTGCCCCGGGTGATGGAGATCTCCTCCACACAGGTGCGGGAGCTGTTGGTCCGCAACCGGGTGGAGGCCAGGGCGCTTCTGTGGTGCCAGGTCTACGGCTATATCCTGCGGGAGGGACTCTATGGCGTGAGCGCCGATTTGAAGCGCCTCTCTGACGACGATCTGCGCTGTGCGTCGCTCTCCATGGTGAAGGCCAAGCGCATCCCCCATATCCGGGGTTGTGAGGAGGAGGCGGTCCGGCTGGCGGAGCGGTGGGGAGCGGATGCCGGCCTGGCCCGGCGGGCGGGCATCCTCCACGACTGCACTAAGTATCTGGAGCTGGACGAGCAGCTGGCGCTGTGTGACCGGTATGGGATCGCACTGGACGAGCTGGAGCGGGTGGCGGTCAAGCTTCTCCACGCCAAGACCGGCGCGGCCATCGCACGGCACGTTTTTGGAGAGCCGGAGGCGGTCTGCATGGCCATCTACTGGCACACCACCGGAAAAGCGGATATGGACCTGCTGTCTAAGGTGCTGTATCTGGCCGACTACATTGAGCCCTCCCGGGCCGACTTTCCGGGCCTTTCAAAGCTTCGGAAGCTGGCCTATGAGGATCTGGACGCTGCCCTTCTGCTGGGCTGCGAGCTGACCATCGAGGATATGGAGGAACGGGGGATGCCCGTCCATACCAATACCCTCCAGGCACGTGACTATCTGAAAGGACGAAACCGATGA